Sequence from the Candidatus Methylomirabilota bacterium genome:
CCTTTTCCCGTTCGTGCTGAGCCTGTCGAAGCATGAACGGAGGTTTGCCGGACAGGCTCTGACGTTCGATAATTCGAGATTGATAAGAGCATTGAGCACAAACTGCTCATCACCGTCGCCCCGGACGGCTATCTGAAGCGGATCCGCTGATATGGCCAAGAAATGGTAAAACGCAATATCGTTGCCAACACGCTAGGCAAAGGCTGGTCCATGCTCATGGGACTGGTCTTCGTGCCCTTGTATATCAAGTTCCTTGGCATGGAGGCCTACGGCCTGATCGGCTTCTTCGCCACCCTCCAGATCGCTTCTCTGTGCTGGATTGCTGTTTAGGTCAGCCAGAGCATTCCCGGCCTGGCCGGGTGAGTTTTTGCAGCGGATAAAGTTCGCTATGAGGGTATGAAAGTTGAAACCGAAGATTAGTATTTGTGTACCTACATACAACCAGAAGCCGGAATACTTGAGAGAATGCCTGCGAAGCGCGCTGTCGCAGCAGTACGATTCCCTTGAAGTAGTGGTGTCTGAGAATCACTCGACAAATGACTCTCCCGCTCTTCTGAGGGAGTTTTTCGATCCCCGTCTGCGTATAGTTACCCCCCAAAATCATCTGAATATGAAAGATAACTTTGGCTTCTGTGCTGCCGAGTCTTCGGGGGAGTATATAAACTTTTTGAGTTCTGATGATAGGCTCCATCCTGGTTTCTGCCGCCAAATGGCGCAAATCCTCGATGCTCATCCCAATGTTTCGTTTGCCCATTCTGCTGTCCAGCGAATCGATGCGAACGGATGGGTGATAGGCTGCGAGAGAAGCATTCATCCATCCTTTGTGCGTAGTGGTGTGCAAGAGCTTCAGCGTTATGTATGGCAACAATGTAATGTATTTATTGCGGCTCTCATTCGAAAGACCGCCTATCAGGCGGTGGGCGGAACGAAATATCTACTCGATATGGTCGGAGACTGGGATCTCTCTCTACGTTTATTGACCGTCGGGAATGTAGCCTATTGCTCTGATGTGCTGGCCGCCTATCGAGATTGGTCAACACCTCAGCGTCGGAGCCGGTTTGTGGCCCACGTCCGTGACACCCGGTTGTTGTATCAACGCCTCGAATCCGATGGAACAGTAAGCCTAATTCATGGAGGCAGACATACGCTCATTAAAGCGAGGAGGGGATGGGCTATCAATTTTGCGTCTAGTTTGCCTATAGGTGAACTATCTGAAAATGAATTGGCAGAGGCGGTCAGTGAGATTAGGCTGATGGATGACAGTCAAACCGTGCGAACCCGCCTGTTTTTGGTACAGGCAGGCTTCGGCTCTCTTTTCGCTTGCAAAAAGCGAATGCGAGAATGGCTGCGTCAACGAGTGAAGTCATTGTTGTATCCAAAGAAGGCGGACAATCCGGCATGATCGGTCGGAACACAATAACGAATCGGTTGGCCAGAGGTGTGGGTGTAAATCTGCTTGGTCAAGTTATTACGACTGGACAGAACCTTATCCTGGTCCCTCTATTCTTGACTTCATGGGGAGTCGCGCTTTACGGTGACTGGCTTGCGCTCTCTGCTGCGGCAGCGTATATGGCGTTATTGGATATCGGCATGCAAAATTATGCGGTCAACTTAATGAACATTCATAGAACCCGAGAAGAGCACGATCAGTTTCATCAAGTACTGCATAGCGCCTTGTCATTATATATGGTAATTGTCGGAATTACCTTTGTATTTATTGTAAGCTTGGTATGGTGGGTACCCTGGGTAGAATTGCTTGGGCTGCAGATGATCGGGCAAACCATGTCTGGCGCGGTACTGGTGCTCTCCGGCGTGCAGATACTGGCCGCCATACCTATTGGCCTTCTATCCGGTATCTACCGGTGTGTCGGCGAATACGACAGGGGACAAAGTATCGGTAATGTCCTGCGCCTGTTCAGTGTGGGCATAACGTGTAGCGCTTTGCTGACCGGAGGCAGCCCACCGGTCGTCGCAGCCCTGCTGGCATTCCAGCCTTTCTTAGCGTTATCAATAATCAAGTACGATCTGCGTCGGCGTCACTCTGGTATCCACATTGGCGTTTCCAGGTCATCCTGGCGATTGAGCGCCAGCTTTTTTATGCCGAGTATTTTCTTCTTTTTGTTTCCTCTTAGCAACAGCCTTACTTCTCAAGGCGTATCTCTCGTTTTAGCCGCCACGTTGGGATCTACTTCACTGGTAGCGTTTTCGACCACCCGCACCTTGGCGAACCTCGTTCGACAAGTTTTCAGCGCCAGCAACTCAGCGCTATGGCCTGAGATGACCTCCTTATTTGCTGCTGGCCAATTCGATCGCTTGCGCGTACTTAATGCGGCCGCTTGTAAGTATTCGCTGGGGGCCGCTTTGGCTGTCGCTAGCTTTCTTTACTTTTTCGCTGACCATATCTTCACATTATGGACGGGGAATCGGGTCGAGGCGGATCGAGTATTGCTTGGCATCTTTTTAATCAGTGCCGTATCCAATAGCCTTTGGTATACGAGTGGAATGATACAAGTCGCAGCCAATCTTCATAGAAATGCGGCTATTCGGACATTCCTGACGGCGCTGAC
This genomic interval carries:
- a CDS encoding glycosyltransferase, translating into MKPKISICVPTYNQKPEYLRECLRSALSQQYDSLEVVVSENHSTNDSPALLREFFDPRLRIVTPQNHLNMKDNFGFCAAESSGEYINFLSSDDRLHPGFCRQMAQILDAHPNVSFAHSAVQRIDANGWVIGCERSIHPSFVRSGVQELQRYVWQQCNVFIAALIRKTAYQAVGGTKYLLDMVGDWDLSLRLLTVGNVAYCSDVLAAYRDWSTPQRRSRFVAHVRDTRLLYQRLESDGTVSLIHGGRHTLIKARRGWAINFASSLPIGELSENELAEAVSEIRLMDDSQTVRTRLFLVQAGFGSLFACKKRMREWLRQRVKSLLYPKKADNPA
- a CDS encoding lipopolysaccharide biosynthesis protein, which codes for MAASTSEVIVVSKEGGQSGMIGRNTITNRLARGVGVNLLGQVITTGQNLILVPLFLTSWGVALYGDWLALSAAAAYMALLDIGMQNYAVNLMNIHRTREEHDQFHQVLHSALSLYMVIVGITFVFIVSLVWWVPWVELLGLQMIGQTMSGAVLVLSGVQILAAIPIGLLSGIYRCVGEYDRGQSIGNVLRLFSVGITCSALLTGGSPPVVAALLAFQPFLALSIIKYDLRRRHSGIHIGVSRSSWRLSASFFMPSIFFFLFPLSNSLTSQGVSLVLAATLGSTSLVAFSTTRTLANLVRQVFSASNSALWPEMTSLFAAGQFDRLRVLNAAACKYSLGAALAVASFLYFFADHIFTLWTGNRVEADRVLLGIFLISAVSNSLWYTSGMIQVAANLHRNAAIRTFLTALTTIVLAMILIQFWRERGVALAVLFADLLFSSFSLMRNTCRIIKESAIRLLVELIARCAPFACCVFLVSWTLSRVAGHSWHEFAATGMLYSLLAAVIAWICLMGRPEKELIRTWLVRTASTVYAEGDNRLTVLLTKRLTADAIKERDEPDSFSRGDGEVGSAPLAGGGSEADFKARKKGVQNHRA